From a single Adhaeribacter swui genomic region:
- the aroB gene encoding 3-dehydroquinate synthase translates to MSENIHIGLDAPEQIQEFLKNRAFDKVAVLVDENTQANCYNLLRPYLPEHTLITIKSGEENKTLATCEQVWQKLTDMQASRWSVLVNVGGGVIGDLGGFCAGVFKRGIYFVQVPTTLLSQVDASVGGKTGVDFNGLKNHLGVFQEPLKVFIYPEFLKTLSSREVKSGYAEIIKHWLIADAASFEEQRYIGLMTENWTKLITDSVAVKARVVAADPKENGLRKILNFGHTIGHALETYLLNQPGRRLLHGEAIAVGMLCESYLSVQKGLLSQADLSKIETFLFSVYEKVTVEPNEYAAIARLALQDKKNTGSTINCTLLAQIGEAVYDQPITLAEIELALKYYHSL, encoded by the coding sequence TTGTCAGAAAATATACACATCGGCTTAGATGCCCCCGAGCAAATACAAGAATTTTTAAAAAATCGCGCCTTCGATAAAGTAGCGGTATTGGTGGATGAAAACACCCAGGCAAATTGTTACAATTTATTGCGGCCGTACCTGCCCGAGCATACGCTTATTACCATAAAAAGTGGGGAGGAAAATAAAACCCTGGCTACCTGCGAGCAGGTGTGGCAAAAGTTAACCGATATGCAGGCAAGTCGTTGGTCGGTGTTGGTAAACGTGGGTGGGGGCGTTATTGGCGATTTAGGCGGATTTTGCGCTGGCGTTTTTAAACGCGGTATTTACTTTGTGCAAGTGCCTACCACTTTACTGTCGCAGGTTGATGCCAGCGTGGGCGGCAAAACCGGCGTGGATTTTAACGGTTTAAAGAACCATCTAGGCGTTTTTCAGGAGCCATTAAAGGTATTTATTTACCCGGAATTTTTAAAAACTTTGTCGAGCCGGGAAGTAAAATCGGGTTACGCCGAAATAATTAAACATTGGCTCATTGCGGATGCGGCCTCGTTTGAAGAACAGCGCTACATTGGCTTAATGACCGAGAACTGGACCAAATTAATCACCGATTCGGTGGCCGTAAAAGCCCGGGTAGTTGCCGCCGATCCCAAAGAAAACGGTCTGCGCAAAATTTTAAATTTTGGTCACACCATTGGCCACGCGCTGGAAACATATTTATTAAATCAACCCGGTCGCAGGTTGCTTCACGGCGAAGCCATTGCGGTGGGTATGCTCTGCGAAAGTTACTTATCAGTGCAGAAAGGCTTGTTATCTCAAGCTGATCTTTCTAAAATAGAAACGTTCCTTTTCTCGGTTTACGAAAAAGTTACTGTTGAGCCAAATGAATACGCGGCCATTGCCCGCTTAGCTTTACAGGATAAAAAAAATACGGGTTCTACTATTAATTGTACTTTACTGGCCCAGATCGGCGAAGCGGTTTATGACCAACCCATTACTTTAGCCGAAATAGAACTTGCTTTAAAATATTACCATTCTTTATGA
- a CDS encoding ABC transporter substrate-binding protein → MLVTDQMGFQVEIPEQPKRIISLVPSQTELLFDLGLEDRVAGITKFCIHPAEQIKNKPKIGGTKNFNFEEIAALKPDMIIGNKEENYQVGILQLKENYTVWMSDISNLVEATEMIRQIGVITNTFKPAQKIIHQILTGFQDLNYPDKIPAAYFIWREPFMSVGQDTFIHQMLDLSGFANVFADYNRYPEITPEQLQAAQPAVILLSSEPYPFKEKHLPELKNLCPNALIKLVDGEMFSWYGSRLQYAGAYFQELRKAITSAL, encoded by the coding sequence ATGCTGGTTACGGATCAGATGGGCTTCCAGGTTGAAATACCAGAGCAACCCAAACGCATTATTTCTTTAGTACCCTCGCAAACCGAACTGTTGTTTGATTTAGGTTTAGAAGATCGAGTAGCCGGAATAACAAAGTTCTGCATTCACCCGGCGGAACAAATTAAAAATAAACCTAAAATCGGTGGTACCAAAAATTTTAACTTCGAGGAAATAGCCGCTTTAAAACCTGATATGATTATCGGAAATAAAGAAGAAAATTACCAGGTCGGCATCCTGCAACTTAAAGAAAATTATACGGTTTGGATGAGCGATATTTCTAATTTAGTTGAAGCAACCGAAATGATCCGGCAAATTGGGGTTATTACAAATACTTTTAAACCAGCGCAAAAAATTATTCACCAAATTCTTACTGGTTTCCAAGACTTAAATTATCCGGATAAAATTCCGGCTGCTTATTTTATTTGGCGAGAACCATTTATGAGCGTGGGTCAGGATACATTTATTCATCAAATGCTGGACTTGAGCGGTTTTGCTAATGTTTTTGCCGATTACAATCGCTACCCGGAAATTACCCCGGAACAATTGCAAGCAGCTCAGCCGGCGGTTATACTTCTTTCGTCGGAGCCTTATCCATTTAAAGAAAAACACCTGCCAGAATTAAAAAATTTATGCCCGAATGCTTTGATTAAATTAGTAGACGGCGAAATGTTTTCGTGGTACGGCAGCCGGTTGCAATATGCCGGGGCTTATTTTCAAGAATTACGAAAAGCAATAACATCAGCGCTCTAA
- the aroA gene encoding 3-phosphoshikimate 1-carboxyvinyltransferase: protein MISSAITLSHPTGILRGTVLLPASKSESNRAQIINALSGATSTLDNLSEANDTKVITNLLQSTADELNAEDAGTVMRFMTAYLAVTNQHKVITGTPRMLQRPIGILVEALRQLGAQIDYLGQEGYPPLQFKGIDRTKEYPATLQVRGDISSQYISALLMVAPLFPQGLTIELQGKVGSRPYIQMTLSLMKHFGVEGTFAGTTITVPPQKYQSNQYTIESDWSGASYWYSMVALAKEATVELKGLRSTSFQGDSVIATIMEHLGVRTTYVADEVVLTKTDTAEIFSFDFTDCPDLAQTVAVVAAVKNVAVEMTGLESLRIKETDRIAALQQELQKIGGDLEDLGEGLFRVKPATSITNNPVFHTYEDHRMAMALAPVALLTPITIDEPAVVKKSYPRFWQDLEQLGFAITPEEK from the coding sequence ATGATTTCTTCTGCTATTACTCTTTCTCACCCTACTGGAATTTTACGGGGCACGGTGTTGTTGCCTGCTTCTAAAAGCGAAAGTAACCGGGCCCAGATTATAAATGCATTATCCGGCGCTACTTCCACGCTCGACAATTTATCTGAAGCAAACGACACCAAGGTAATCACTAACTTGCTGCAATCGACGGCCGATGAGCTAAACGCCGAGGATGCAGGTACCGTAATGCGTTTTATGACGGCTTACCTGGCGGTAACCAACCAGCACAAAGTAATTACCGGCACGCCCCGCATGTTGCAGCGGCCCATCGGGATTTTGGTGGAGGCACTGCGGCAGTTAGGTGCTCAAATTGATTACCTGGGACAAGAAGGTTATCCTCCTTTGCAATTTAAAGGCATCGACCGGACCAAAGAATACCCTGCCACCCTGCAAGTTCGCGGCGATATCAGCAGCCAGTATATATCGGCTTTACTTATGGTGGCGCCTTTGTTTCCGCAAGGCTTAACCATTGAACTCCAAGGAAAAGTGGGTTCGCGGCCTTACATCCAAATGACTTTGTCTTTAATGAAACATTTTGGGGTAGAAGGTACTTTTGCCGGCACCACTATTACTGTACCGCCACAAAAATACCAATCCAATCAGTATACCATTGAATCGGACTGGTCGGGCGCCAGTTACTGGTACAGTATGGTTGCGCTTGCTAAAGAAGCTACCGTGGAACTGAAAGGATTGCGTTCCACCTCATTTCAGGGGGATAGTGTTATTGCTACCATTATGGAGCATTTAGGGGTGCGCACTACCTATGTTGCTGACGAAGTTGTGCTTACCAAAACCGATACCGCCGAAATTTTTAGCTTTGATTTTACCGATTGCCCAGATCTGGCGCAAACGGTAGCGGTAGTAGCGGCGGTTAAAAACGTAGCCGTAGAAATGACCGGCTTAGAAAGCTTACGGATTAAAGAAACCGACCGAATTGCCGCTTTGCAGCAAGAACTTCAAAAAATTGGCGGCGACCTGGAAGATTTAGGCGAAGGTTTATTTCGGGTAAAACCAGCTACTTCAATTACCAACAACCCTGTTTTTCATACTTACGAAGATCACCGCATGGCTATGGCTTTGGCGCCAGTAGCCTTGTTAACGCCCATTACCATAGATGAACCCGCGGTAGTTAAAAAATCGTATCCCCGGTTTTGGCAGGATTTAGAGCAACTCGGCTTTGCGATTACGCCAGAAGAGAAATAA